Proteins found in one Mustela lutreola isolate mMusLut2 chromosome 10, mMusLut2.pri, whole genome shotgun sequence genomic segment:
- the MCL1 gene encoding induced myeloid leukemia cell differentiation protein Mcl-1 — protein sequence MFGLKRNAVIGLNLYCGGAGLGAGTGGASSSGGRLLASGKEATARREVGGGEAGAVIGGSAGASTPATLAPDARRVARPSPIGAEGPNVTATPPRLLFFEPTRRASPPEEMEGPAADAIMSPEEELDGYEPEPLGKRPAVLPLLELVGEASSGPCTDGSLPSTPPPAEEEEDELYRQSLEIISRYLREQATGAKDAKPLGGPGAASRKALETLRRVGDGVQRNHETAFQGMLRKLDIKNEDDVKSLSRVMVHVFSDGVTNWGRIVTLISFGAFVAKHLKSINQESCIEPLAESITDVLVRTKRDWLVKQRGWDGFVEFFHVEDLEGGIRNVLLAFAGVAGVGAGLAYLIR from the exons ATGTTTGGCCTCAAAAGAAACGCAGTAATCGGACTCAACCTCTACTGTGGGGGGGCCGGGCTGGGGGCCGGCACCGGGGGCGCCTCCTCTTCGGGAGGGCGGCTTTTGGCTTCGGGGAAGGAGGCCACGGCCCGGcgggaggtagggggaggggaagccggTGCGGTGATTGGCGGAAGCGCCGGCGCGAGTACCCCGGCCACTCTCGCGCCGGACGCCCGGAGGGTCGCGCGGCCCTCGCCCATTGGCGCCGAGGGCCCCAACGTCACCGCGACCCCCCCGAGGCTGCTGTTCTTCGAGCCTACCCGCCGCGCGTCGCCGCCTGAAGAGATGGAAGGCCCAGCTGCCGACGCCATCATGTCGCCCGAAGAGGAGCTGGATGGGTACGAGCCGGAACCTTTGGGGAAGAGGCCTGCTGTCCTGCCTTTGCTGGAGTTGGTGGGGGAGGCCAGCAGTGGCCCCTGCACGGACGGCTCACTGCCCTCGACGCCACCcccagcagaggaggaggaagacgagTTGTACCGGCAGTCCCTGGAGATTATTTCTCGGTACCTGCGGGAGCAGGCAACGGGCGCCAAGGACGCGAAACCACTGGGCGGGCCTGGGGCTGCCAGCCGGAAGGCGTTAGAGACCCTCCGACGGGTCGGGGACGGGGTACAGCGCAACCACGAGACGGCCTTCCAAG gCATGCTTCGGAAACTGGACATCAAAAACGAAGACGATGTCAAATCTTTGTCTCGAGTGATGGTGCATGTTTTCAGTGACGGAGTAACAAACTGGGGCAGGATTGTGACTCTTATTTCTTTTGGTGCCTTTGTGGCCAAACACTTGAAGAGTATAAACCAAGAAAGCTGCATCGAACCATTAGCAGAAAGCATCACAGATGTTCTCGTAAGGACAAAACGAGACTGGCTAGTCAAACAAAGAGGCTGG gaTGGGTTTGTGGAGTTCTTCCATGTAGAGGACCTAGAAGGTGGCATCAGAAATGTGCTGCTGGCTTTTGCAGGTGTTGCTGGAGTAGGAGCTGGTTTGGCATATCTAATAAGATAG